DNA sequence from the Pseudomonas tritici genome:
GCCATGACCGCCTGCGCCTGGAAGGCATGGCCCGACGTCTGCGTCACCCTGGCGAGCGTCTGCGCCAACAGGCCCAGCGCCTGGATGACCTGGACATGCGCCTGCGCCGTGCGTTCGAGCGCAGCCTCAATACCCGGCGCGAACGCTTGATCCGCCTGGAAACCCGTCTTGCCGGCCAACACCCCGGCCGCCAACTGGCCCTGCTGCGTCAGCGCCTGGACAGCCTCGCCGAACGCCTGCCCCGCGCCATGCGCGAAGGCCTCAAGGCGCGGCGCCTGCAACTGCAAAGCCAGGTGCAGACGCTGCAGGTGGTCAGCCCGCTGGCGACCCTGGGCCGTGGTTACAGCATCCTGCTGGACGAACGCGGCCAGGCCATTCGCAACGCCGCGCAGACCCACACCGGCCAGCGCCTCACCGCGCGTCTCGGTGAGGGCCAATTGCAAGTACGGGTGGAAGACAACCACCTGACACCCGTCACCCTTTCGTTATTGGATTGATTAATGCCACGTCTCTTTAGTCTGTTGATGCTGCTGTGCCTCGCCGTAAATGCCCAGGCCGACAGCTATATCACGCGCACCTTGAACAAACCCGTGCCGGGTGGCGTTGCAGTCGTAGAACTCGGCCCCTCGGCGGCAGCGCCGAAAGCCACCTATCAAGGCAAACCGGTACTGGTAGTGAAGGAGGCGGACAACTGGCTGGCGATTGTCGGCATCCCGTTGACCGTTAAACCGGGCAACGAGCGCCTCAGCAGCGGCGGGCGCAGCCTGCCGTTTATCGTCGGTTACAAGAAGTACCCGGAACAGCGCATCACCCTGAAAAACAAAAGCCAGGTAAACCCTGAACCGGCGCAACTCAAGCGCATCGAAGGCGAACTGGCGGTGCAGCTCAAGGCCTACCGCAGTTTCAGCCCGAACCTGCCGAGCAACCTGGTGCTGGATAAACCGGTGAACGGGCCGCTGTCGAGCAAGTTTGGCGTACGCCGTTTCTTCAACGGTGAAGAACGCAATCCGCATTCCGGCCTGGATTTCGCCGTACCCGCGGGCACTCCAATCAAGACCCCGGCGAACGGCAAGGTGATTCTCACCGGTAACTACTTCTTCAACGGCAATACGGTGTTCGTCGACCACGGCCAGGGCTTTATCAGCATGTTCTGCCACATGTCGAAGATCGACGTGAAAGTGGGCGATCAACTCACGCGCGGCGCAGTGGTCGGCAAGGTCGGTTCAACGGGCCGTGCGACCGGACCGCACATGCACTGGAATGTCAGCCTGAACGATGCACGGGTCGACCCGGCAATCTTTATCGGCGCGTTCCAACCCTGAACCGTCCGATTGCGCGCTCGATAATGGGCGCGCAATTAAAACCAGCCATCACCTTATAACCAAGCACAAAATCTCGTTTCCTACGCAGATAACAGAACTTCTCTCAATTTTTCTCGACTGCTTGCCATCTTTCACCCCGGCGGTTAGGGTTGAGCTTATGAAAACCTCTCACACCCTCATTCAGCTCCGCCAGCACCGCAGTTTGTGCCTCGTCAGCGCACGACTGCCAAGCTGAATCGATCTGCCTCGTCTATACGTTTTATCCCTAAAAACAGTTCTACGGCAGGCCGCCTTTTCTCGGCCCCTACTACAAAGGATTTCCCGATGAGCATGCTCAAAGACCCGTCTTCGAAGTACCGCGCGTTTCCGACCATCGATATCCCGGACCGCACCTGGCCATCGAAGACCATCACCGAAGCGCCGATCTGGTGCAGCTCCGACCTGCGTGATGGCAACCAGTCGCTGATCGAGCCAATGGACGCCGCAAAAAAGCTGCGCTTCTGGAAGACCCTGGTAGCGGTAGGCGTTAAAGAAATCGAAGCCTCGTTCCCGGCTGCGTCGCAAACCGACTTCGACTTCGTACGCACCCTGATCGAAGACAACCACATCCCCGAGGACACCACCATCCAGGTGCTGACCCAGGGCCGTGAAGACTTGATCGCGCGCACGTTCGAATCCCTGCGCGGCGCCAAGAAAGCCATCGTTCACTTGTACAACGCCACATCGCCGTCGTTCCGTCGCATCGTGTTCAACCAGGACAAGGACGGCATCAAGGCCATCGCGGTCAACGCCGCCAAGCTGTTCGTCAAATACGCCGCCCAGCAGCCGGAGACCCAATGGACCTTCGAATACTCCCCGGAGACCTTCAGCGCGACTGAGCTGGAGTTCGCCAAGGAAGTGTGTGACGCGGTGATCGAGGTGTGGAACCCGACGCCTGAGCACAAGATGATCCTCAACCTGCCGGCCACCGTGGAATGCGCCACGCCAAACATCTATGCCGACCAGATCGAGTGGTTCGGTCGCCATATCAACCGTCGTGACAGCGTGATCATCAGCCTGCACACCCACAACGACCGTGGCACCGGCGTGGCCGCCACCGAGCTGGGCCTGATGGCCGGCGCCGACCGTGTCGAAGGCTGCCTGTTCGGCAACGGCGAGCGTACCGGTAACGTCGACCTGGTCACCGTGGCCTTGAACATGTACACCCAGGGCCTCGACCCGCAGCTGGATTTCTCCGACATCGACGGCGTGCGCAAAGTCGTCGAAGAGTGCAACCAGATCCAGGTGCACCCACGTCACCCGTACGTTGGCGACCTGGTGCACACCGCGTTCTCCGGCTCCCACCAGGATGCGATCCGCAAAGGTTTCTCCCAGCAGAAAGACGATGCGCTGTGGGAAGTGCCGTACTTGCCGATCGACCCAGCGGACATTGGTCGCAGCTACGAAGCGGTGATCCGTGTAAACAGCCAGTCGGGCAAAGGCGGCATCGCCTACCTGCTGGAGCAGGAATACGACATCAGCTTGCCGCGCCGCATGCAGATCGAGTTCAGCCAAGTGGTACAGGCCGAGACCGACCGCGTCGGCCTGGAGATGACCGCGCCGCAGATCTACGCGTTGCTGCAGCGTGAATACCTGCAAGCCAACACCCCGTACGCGCTGGTCAGCCATCGTCTGCAGGAAGAGAACGGCAACAGCTTTGTCGAAGTGGAAGTTTCGGGCAAAGGCCAGGGAGAAACCAACCTGCACTGGAAAGGCAAGGGCAACGGCGCGCTGGAAGCGCTGGTGGCGGGCTTGCCGATTGGCGTGGAGATCATGGACTACAACGAACATGCGATTGGCGCGGGGACCAACGCCAAGGCGGCGGCCTACATTGAGCTGCGTGTGAACGGTGAGCGTCCCGTGCATGGTGTGGGGATTGATGAAAACATCACCACTGCCAGCTTTAAAGCGCTGTTCAGTGCGCTGAACCGGTCGTTGAGCCAGTTGGAAGCGAAAGCGGCGTAACTGACCGCTGAATGCGAAAGGCCCCTGGGTGAGAACTCAGGGGCCTTTTTGTTGGACTTGGATTTTGTGCTGTTTGTGAAGGCCTCATCGCGGGCAAGCCCGGCTCCCACACTTGACTGGGTTCACACATCAAACTGTGGGAGCGGGCTCGCCCGCGATGGCGGTCTTTCAGACAAACAGAAAGTTGTCGGCATCCAGGTTCGCCGGAAACCGCGTACGATACGCCGCCAGCTCGGCCGCCTCCAGACACACCTCAAACACACCATCCGCCTCCCCGGCACTCAGCAAGGTCTCACCCTGGAAGTCCAGCACCTGGCTATCCCCGGTGTAGGCAAACCCCTTCCCGTCCGTCCCCACCCGATTGACCGCCGCCACATAGCACAGGTTTTCAATCGCCCGCGCCGGCAACAGCCGATTCCAATGCTGGCGCCGCGCGCCCGGCCAGTTGGCCGTGTACAGCAGCAGGTCGGTGTCCTGGGCATCGCGGCTCCACACCGGAAAGCGCAGGTCATAGCAAATCAACGGGCGAATACGCCAACCCTTCAACTCAAATTGCACCTGCCGCTCGCCGGGGGTGTAGTGATCATGCTCGCCGGCCATGCGGAACAGGTGGCGCTTGTCGTAATGCAGCACTTCGCCATCCGGCCGCGCCCACAGCAGGCGGTTGCGATGGCTGCCGTCGGCGGCCTGGATGATCAAACTGCCGGTGATCACCGCGTTGTACTTCGCCGCCTGGGCCTGGAGCCAGCGATGGGTGGGGCCGTTTTCCGGTTCGGCCTGAGTGGCCGACTCCATGGAAAAACCGGTGGTGAACATCTCCGGCAGCACGATCAGGTCGGCGCCCTTGGCCTGCTCCAGCAGCCGTTCGAAGTGCTCGAGATTGGCCTGGCGGTCGTGCCACACCAGGGTAGTCTGGACCAGAGCGATGTTCAGGTTTGGTAACGCAGTCAAATCACGCATAGTTTCTCGGCTGCTTGTTGCAGCGTTTCCTCGCGTTTGGCAAAGCACAGGCGCACCAGGCGCTGGCCTTGGGGTGGGGTCTGGTAGAACACCGAGACAGGGATGGTTGCCACGCCGTGTTCGCGGGTCATCCAGAGGGACATGGCGACGTCGTCCAGGTCCGGGCGGATCTGTGAGTAATCGACCAACTGGAAGTAGGTGCCGGTGACGCGAGTAAAGCTGAAACGCGACGGTGCCAGCAGGTCACAGAACAGGTCGCGCTTGGCCTGGTAGAAGGCCGGCAGTTCATCGACGTGCTCTGGGTGGTCGGCCATAAAATCGGCCAATGCGAACTGCAACGGCGTCACGCCGCAGAAGTTAACGTATTGGTGCACTTTGCGCAGTTCGGCGGTAAGGGCCGGTGGCGCGACGACGTAGCCGGTTTTCCAGCCGGTGACGTGGTAGGTTTTGCCAAAGGAACTGACCACAAAGGCGCGCTGGTACAGCTCTTCGTGGGCCAGCACGCTGACATGGGGCACACCGTCGAATACCAGGTGTTCGTAGACCTCGTCGCTGACCAGGTAGATATCGCGGTCGCGGATCAACGCCGCCAGTTGGTCCAACTCGGCGCGGCTGATCAAGGCGCCAGTGGGGTTGTGCGGAGTGTTGAGGATGATCATGCGCGTGCGCGGCGACAGCGCAGCCTTGATCTTTTCGACGTCGAGAGCAAAGCCTTGCAGGCTCAGTTGCACATGCACGCAACGGCCACCGGCCAGTTCGACCGAGGGCTCATAGCTGTCATAGCATGGGTCGAACACGATGACTTCATCACCACTGCGAATCACCGCCTGGATTGCGCAGAAGATCGCAGCGGTAGCACCAGGGGTGATGGTCACTTCGCTGTCGGCATCCACCGTGGCGCCATAGCTGCGGGCGATCTTGGCCGCCACTTGTTGACGCAAGGCTGGCAGGCCGGTCATCGGTGAATATTGGTTGTGTCCGCTGGCAACGTGCTTGCCCACGGCATCGAGCAAACCTTGGGGACCGTTGAAGTCCGGGAAGCCCTGGGACAGGTTGAGCGCACCGGTTTCGGCAGCGAGTTGCGACATGGTGGTGAAAATGGTGGTGCCGACATTTGGCAGCTTGCTGGTGATCATCGGAGGCCCCTGCAGGTGAGCCCCAAGTTTTAAGCTGCCAATTGAAGCGGGTCAAGGCACAAACCGTCGCGCACAAAAAAGGGCTCGTAAAGAGCCCTTTTTTGATAAGTCGATGTCAGCGCTTGTCGCGGCGCTTTTTGTCGGCTTTCTTGTGGTGCGTCATCATCCGGCGCTTTTTGTTCACTTGGCGGTCGGTGAGGCTGTTCTTGTTACCTTCGTACGGGTTTTCGCCACCCTTGAACTCGATACGGATCGGCGTACCGACCAGCTTCAAGACACGGCGATAGGTGTTTTCCAGGTAACGCACATAGGACTTCGGCACCTTCTCGATCTGGTTACCGTGGATCACGATAATCGGCGGGTTGGCACCACCCAAGTGGGCGTAACGCAGTTTGATCCGGCGGTTGTTGACCATCGGCGGTGCATGCTCGCCCACCGCATCTTCCAGGATCTGGGTGAGGCGGTTGGTCGGCCAGCGGGTGACCGCGGACTTGAACGAGTTCTGTACGGACGCGTAGAGGTTACCCACGCCGGTGCCGTGCAGTGCCGAGATAAAGTGGATATCGGCGAACTCGACGAAGAACAGGCGACGCTGCAGCTCGATCTTGACGAAATCGCGCTCGCTCGGCGTCATGCCGTCCCACTTGTTGATCGCGATCACCAGTGCCCGACCAGCCTCAAGGGCAAAGCCCAGCAGGTTGAGGTCGTGGTCGACCACGCCTTCGCGGGCGTCCATCACGAAGATCACCACGTTGGCGTCTTTGATCGCCTGCAGGGTTTTCACCACCGAGAACTTTTCAACTTCCTCGTGGATTTTGCCGCGCTTGCGCACACCAGCGGTGTCGATCAGCGTGTATTTTTCTTCGTTACGTTCGAACGGGATGTAGATGCTGTCGCGGGTGGTGCCGGGCTCGTCATAGACGATTACCCGGTCTTCACCGAGCATGCGGTTGACCAGGGTCGACTTGCCGACGTTAGGGCGACCGATGATGGCGATCTTGATACCGTCTTTTTCACTCGGGCCAGGAATGCGCTTGGCTTCCTCACCTTCGGCGACGATCTCTTCTTCACCCTCTTCTTCCTCAGCGTCATCCTTTGGGAAAGTGCTAAGGGCAATTTCCAGCATCTGGGTGATGCCGCGACCGTGAGCACCGGCGACCGGGATCGCGTCGCCCAGGCCCATCGGGCTGAATTCGGCACGGGCCTGCTCAGGATCGATGTTGTCGATCTTGTTAGCGACCAGATAGGAACGCTTGTTGCGCTTGCGCAGGTGCTCGCCAATCATCTGGTCAGCAGCGGTGTAGCCCGCACGGGCGTCCACCAGGAACAACACGACATCAGCTTCTTCAATGGCCAGCAGCGACTGCTCGGCCATCTTTTCGTCCATGCCATGTTCGTCACCGGAGATACCACCGGTGTCGACAATAATGTAGGAGCGCCCTTGCCACTTTGCCTCACCGTATTGGCGATCACGGGTCAGACCGGACAAGTCGCCGACGATGGCGTCGCGAGTCCTGGTCAGGCGATTGAACAAGGTGGACTTGCCGACGTTAGGTCGGCCCACCAGGGCGATTACGGGAACCATGCGGCTCTCCACTTCGTTATTTCAGAAAATACAAAAGCCGCTGCAAGGCAGCGGCTGGTGCTCGGGGCAGCATCATCAGATGCCGCATGCCTCGCCGAAGCGAGGCCGCCTGGGTGTTACCCCAAGCATAGTTCTTACTTGATGGTCAGGGCTTCCAGCTTGCCGCTGTTGCCATACACATAAAGCATGTTACCCACCACCAGCGGACGCGCACGCAGGCCGTCGCTGTCGATACGCTCGCGACCTACGAAGCGACCGTCTACCTGGCTCAGCAGGTGCAGGTAGCCTTCGAAGTCACCGACCGCGACGTAGCTGGAGAACACTTCCGGTGCCGACAGTTGGCGGCGAGCCAGGGAGTCGTTGCTCCACAGTGCAGTGGTGGAACGCTCGTCGACACTTTCAACGGTGCCGGACGCAAGGCTTACGTAGACGCTGCCAAACCCTTGGGCGACACCTGCGTAGCTGGAAGCATCACGCTGCCAGTTAACGCGGCCGCTCTGCAGGTCCAGTGCGGCAACGCGGCCCTGGTAAGTGGCGACATAGAGGGTTTCACCGGACAACAGCAAGCCGCCGTCGATGTCCACTACGCGGTCCAGCTCGGAACGACCTTGCGGAATGGCCACACGGGTTTCCCAGGCCGGCACGCCGTTCTGAGTGTTCAGGGCGACCACTTTACCGGTCGACAGGCCCGCAACGGCCAGATTGTTGGTCACAATCGGACCACTGGTACCACGCAACGTCAGTACCGCAGGGGTGCTGTCGTACAACCAACGCTGTTCGCCAGTGCTGGCGTCGAGGCCGATGACGCGGTCGTCCTGCGTCTGTACCACGACGATATCGCCGTTGGTAGCAGGCGGTGCGAGTACTTCACTGGTCACGCGAGCGCGCCATTTCTCTTCACCGGTGCTGGAATCCAGCGCCACGACTTCGCCCTTGAGCGTGCCGAGCATCACCATGCCATAACCCACGCCTACGGCGCCGGAGACAGGCAATTCGAGATCCTTGGACCACTTCACGTCGCCGTTCATGCGGTCCATGGAGGTCACAACGCCAGTCACGTCAGCGGCCACAATGTTGTCACCGTCGATTGCCGGTACCAACATGTTGTAGGTGTCGCCCTGACCGTCACCAATGGAGCGGCTCCACTGCTTTTGCAGGACCACTTCTTCCTTGAAGCTGGTCAGCTCGGCAGGAGGCAGTTCTTTTTTACTGTTGCTGCTGCAACCCGCGGCCAGAACGGCCAGAGCCAGCAATGCTGCATGTTTCCAACGGATCACGTCACGCATCCCCTTTGGCCAAGTCGTCCAGCTTGATTTGTAAGCCACCGACCGCCGCTTCATCAGACAGCGCCGCCTTGGCTTTTTTGTACGCAGCATTGGCTTCGTCGGTACGACCCAATTGGACCAACAGGTCGCCCTTGAGCTCTTCGCGAGTGGCTACAAATGCCTTGTCAGCATCGCCGTCGAGCAGTTTGAGTGCTTCGTCAGCCTTATTCTGTGCCGCGAGTACCTGAGCCAGGCGCTGACGTGCGATTTCACCCAGGGTCGGGTTGGTCGGCTTGTCGGCGACAGCCTTCAGTTCTGCGGCGGCGTCGTCCAGCTTGCCGGTGTCGACCGCAACTTTCGCGACGAACAGGCTGCCGTATTGGGCGTAGGTGCTACCGCCGAATTCGTTCTTCAGCTTGCCGGCCAGGTCAGCGACCTGCGCGGGGTCCGGCTTGCCATCTGGCGTCAGCGTGGTTTCCAGCAATTGCTGATAGAGGATCGAGGCGCCTTGGGACTGGTTGGCCTGATATTTGGTCCAGGCTTGCCAGCCGAACACCACTACTAAAGCCAGCAGACCGCCAGTAACCAGGGGCTTGCCATTACGCTGCCACCAGTCCTTGAACTCGGCCAGTTGATCATCATCAGAACTCGACACCCCAATACTCCTTAATCGCTAAATTCGGCTGTTCGACAGCTTCAACCCTGCACGACGCAGGTGGCCAAGTGCGCAGCGAGCGCATCAAAGGCAATGTTCTGTTGCTCGCCCTGGCCACGCAGGGGTTTAAAACCTATCACTTGCTGGGCCAATTCGTCATCGCCGAGGATCAGTGCATACAGCGCACCGCTCTTGTCGGCCTTTTTGAACTGGCTCTTGAAGCTACCAGCGCCGGCATTGACCTGCAGGCGCAGGTTCGGCAGTTGGTCGCGCACTTTTTCGCTCAGGGCCAGGGCCGCCAGTTCGGCAGCCTCGCCAAAGGCGCAGAGGTACACGTCCACCTGACGGGAAATTTCTTCAGGGACTTGCTCCAGGGTTTCCAGCAGCAGGATCAGCCGCTCGATGCCCATGGCGAAGCCCACACCCGTGGTCGGCTTGCCGCCCATCTGCTCGACCAGGCCGTCGTAGCGGCCACCGGCACACACGGTGCCCTGGGCGCCGAGCTTGTCGGTGACCCACTCGAAGACAGTCTTGCTGTAGTAGTCGAGGCCGCGCACCAGCTTGGTGTTGATCACGAACGGAATACCGGCCGCATCCAGGCGAGCCTTGAGGCCCTCGAAGTGGATACGGGATTCGTCGTCCAGGTAATCGGCCATTTTCGGCGCATTGATCAATACGGCCTGGGTATCGGCGTTCTTGGTGTCCAGTACGCGCAGCGGGTTGGTCTTCAGACGGCGCTGGCTGTCTTCGTCCAACTTGTCCAGGTGGGCTGACAGGTACTCGACCAGGGCCACCTTGTAGCGGCCGCGGGATTCGCTGGTGCCCAGGCTGTTGAGCTCAAGCTTGACCGCGTCGCGGATGCCCAGCAGGCCCCACAGGCGCCAGGTCAATACGATCAGCTCGGCATCAATGTCTGGGCCATCGATGTTGAACACTTCCAGGCCGATCTGGTGGAACTGGCGATAACGGCCTTTTTGCGGACGCTCGTGGCGGAACATCGGGCCGATGTACCACAACTTCTGCGGCTGGCCAGCACCGGTGAGACCATGCTCAAGCACGGCGCGCACGCACGCGGCAGTACCTTCCGGACGCAAGGTCAGGGAGTCACCGTTGCGGTCTTCGAAGGTGTACATCTCTTTTTCGACGATGTCAGTCACTTCACCGATGGAGCGCTTGAACAGCTCGGTGAACTCGACGATCGGCATGCGGATCTGCTTGTAACCGTAGTTATCCAGCAGGCGCGCGACAGTGCTTTCGAAGTAGCGCCACAGCGGCGTCTGCTCCGGCAGGATGTCGTTCATGCCACGAATGGCTTGCAGAGACTTGCTCACATCAAATCCTTAAATTCGTTCAATCAGCCGCGCGCTATCAGCGCTGCGTCAGCTGCAACCTTTTCGGCCGCTTTCTGGCGGATCAGCCTTTCGAGCTCATCCACCAGATTGTCATTCGTTAACTTCTGCGCCGGCTTGCCGTCGATGTAGATCAGGTTCGGGGTACCGCCAGTCAGGCCCACATGGGCTTCCTTGGCTTCGCCTGGCCCGTTCACCACGCAACCGATCACTGCAACATCCAGCGGCACCAGCAGGTCTTCGAGGCGCAATTCCAGATCGTTCATGGTTTTCACCACGTCGAAGTTCTGCCGCGAGCAGCTCGGGCAGGCAATGAAATTGATGCCACGGGAACGCAAACGCAGGGATTTGAGAATGTCGTAACCGACTTTCACTTCCTCTACGGGGTCTGCCGCCAGGGAGATGCGGATAGTATCGCCAATCCCTTCGGCGAGCAGCATACCGAGACCCACCGCAGATTTCACTGTGCCTGAACGTAAACCGCCCGCTTCAGTGATACCCAAGTGCAGTGGCTGTACGATTTCCTTAGCCAGCAAGCGGTAGGCTTCGACCGCCATGAACACGTCGGAGGCCTTTACGCTGACCTTGAAGTCCTGGAAATTCAGGCGTTCAAGGTGTTCGACGTGGCGCAGTGCCGATTCAACCAGCGCTGCCGGGGTGGGCTCGCCGTATTTCTTTTGCAGGTCTTTTTCCAGGGAACCGGCGTTGACGCCGATGCGGATCGGAATGCCACGGTCACGAGCAGCATCAACCACAGCGCGAACACGGTCTTCACGACCGATGTTGCCCGGGTTGATACGCAGGCAATCCACACCCAACTCGGCTACGCGCAATGCGATCTTGTAGTCGAAGTGAATGTCGGCAACCAACGGCACCTTGACCAGTTGCTTGATGCGACCGAAAGCTTCGGCAGCGTCCATGTCCGGCACGGACACCCGCACAATGTCCACGCCAGCGGCTTCCAGGCGGTTAATCTGGGCAACGGTGGCGGCCACGTCATTGGTGTCGCTGTTGGTCATGCTTTGTACCGCGATGGGGGCATCGCCACCCACCGGCACCGAGCCGACCCAGATCTTGCGCGATACGCGACGTTTGATTGGAGATTCGCCGTGCATGACTATTGTCCCAACTTCAGGCGAGCTGTCTCGCCACTGGTGAACGGCGCCACGTCTACAGGCTGGCCGTTATAGGCCACTTGCGCGCCGCGGGCAAAGCCCAGACGCAGCGTCAAAGGAGACTTGCCGCCCTGATCAAGCGTATCTCCCTTACGCTTCAGACCGCTGAACAGCACTTTGCCATTACCATCGGTGAGTTGCGTCCAGCAGTCAGCGACAAAGGTGATCTGTACGCGGCCATCACCGGCGATCAACGCTGGGGTGGTGGGCGGCGAAATCGTAGCGGCTGGAGCTGGAGTCGCTGGCGCCTGCGCAGGAGCGGCCGGGGTATGGGCCTGGGCAACAGGGGCGGTCGGCGTGTGAGCCGGTGCAGCCGGTGTCGCGGGAGTCGGTAGGGCAGCGGTCGCGTCAGGCGCGGTTTCCGGTGCTGGCTGCTCAGTGGCAGTTGGCGCTTCAGGCGCGGCCTGGCCTTCGACAACGGCCTGGTCTTCCGGCTCGTCCAGCGGATGAATCTGAGTGGTGCCGTCGGCGCTTTCGACTTCGACGTGCTCCATGGCGTTGCTGGTCATGTCCTTGGTGCGCTGGGAGGCCTGGTCTTGCCACCAGACGAAACCGCCGCCAATGACAGCAACCAGCAACAACAGGCTGACAATTCGCAAAATAGTGTGGGAAACCCGCACTGGCTCTTCGATTCGACCCAAGCCATGCACATTGCTGCCTTGGGAGTCGGTACCGGTGAATTGATCGAATTGCTGGACCAATATGGCCTGGTCAATACCCAGCAATTTGGCATAGGCACGGATATAGCCACGGGCAAAGGTATGCCCAGGCAGCTTATCGAACGCGCCGGCTTCCAGGTTGCCAAGGGACGTGGTGGTCAAATTGAGCTTGAGGGCCACTTCCGCCAGCGACCAACCATTGCTTTCGCGGGCCTGACGCAAGGTGTCGCCTGGGTTTACGCGATTAGCTGCTACAACTTCCGGGTGCGCCGCTTTCATCATTGCTCCGACAGGTATTGCTGATATTCCGGCGTACCGGGATAGAGTCGTTCGAGTTGCTGGCCAAAACGTGCGGCTGTGTCGCGTTCTTCATGAACCGTCGCCAGGCGCACACCGAGCAATAGACTACGTGCATTTTGCCCGCTGAGCAGGCTAAAACGCTCGTAATAGTCACGTGCCGGCACATAATGCCTGTCTTCGTAGGACAACTCAGCCATTTCGAGCAATGCCCGAGGCTGGCGACCGTTCAAATGCAGGGCTTTTTCCAGTTGTTGGCGGGCGCTGTCGCGTTGACCGAGACGCATGGAGGTCACCCCGAGGTTCTCGAACACCCGCGAACGCTCAGGATAAAGGGTATCGGCGCTGGCTTGCTGAAAATAACGAGCGGCCTGGTCATAACGTTTCTGCGCAAACAGAAAGCTGCCGTAATTGTTCAGCAGCCGCGGGCCTGCAGGTTTTGAGGCGAGTGCCTTGAGGAAATACTGCTCAGCCAGTTCAGGCTCGGCCTGGGCCTGGAACACCAGTGCCAGCGCGCCATTGGCGTCAGCATCGTCGCTGTCCAGCTCAAGGGCCTTCTTCAACGGCACCTTGGCCTGCTCGCTCATGCCTTGCTGCAGGTAACCCAAGCCCAATTGCACATAGGCAACTCGCGCCTCATCACGGCCTTTACCCGTGTGCATAGGGCTGTCATAACCCGATGAAACACAACCGGCCGCGAGACCGGTAACCAGCAAAAGCAGCGCAAGGCGCAAGGGCATAGAGATCCTCTCTCAGATTCGATTCACAGCAATCAGCGGCAAATCGTCGGCGGCGTTCAGTTCGCGTCCGGCGATAT
Encoded proteins:
- a CDS encoding M23 family metallopeptidase translates to MPRLFSLLMLLCLAVNAQADSYITRTLNKPVPGGVAVVELGPSAAAPKATYQGKPVLVVKEADNWLAIVGIPLTVKPGNERLSSGGRSLPFIVGYKKYPEQRITLKNKSQVNPEPAQLKRIEGELAVQLKAYRSFSPNLPSNLVLDKPVNGPLSSKFGVRRFFNGEERNPHSGLDFAVPAGTPIKTPANGKVILTGNYFFNGNTVFVDHGQGFISMFCHMSKIDVKVGDQLTRGAVVGKVGSTGRATGPHMHWNVSLNDARVDPAIFIGAFQP
- the leuA gene encoding 2-isopropylmalate synthase: MSMLKDPSSKYRAFPTIDIPDRTWPSKTITEAPIWCSSDLRDGNQSLIEPMDAAKKLRFWKTLVAVGVKEIEASFPAASQTDFDFVRTLIEDNHIPEDTTIQVLTQGREDLIARTFESLRGAKKAIVHLYNATSPSFRRIVFNQDKDGIKAIAVNAAKLFVKYAAQQPETQWTFEYSPETFSATELEFAKEVCDAVIEVWNPTPEHKMILNLPATVECATPNIYADQIEWFGRHINRRDSVIISLHTHNDRGTGVAATELGLMAGADRVEGCLFGNGERTGNVDLVTVALNMYTQGLDPQLDFSDIDGVRKVVEECNQIQVHPRHPYVGDLVHTAFSGSHQDAIRKGFSQQKDDALWEVPYLPIDPADIGRSYEAVIRVNSQSGKGGIAYLLEQEYDISLPRRMQIEFSQVVQAETDRVGLEMTAPQIYALLQREYLQANTPYALVSHRLQEENGNSFVEVEVSGKGQGETNLHWKGKGNGALEALVAGLPIGVEIMDYNEHAIGAGTNAKAAAYIELRVNGERPVHGVGIDENITTASFKALFSALNRSLSQLEAKAA
- a CDS encoding amidohydrolase, coding for MRDLTALPNLNIALVQTTLVWHDRQANLEHFERLLEQAKGADLIVLPEMFTTGFSMESATQAEPENGPTHRWLQAQAAKYNAVITGSLIIQAADGSHRNRLLWARPDGEVLHYDKRHLFRMAGEHDHYTPGERQVQFELKGWRIRPLICYDLRFPVWSRDAQDTDLLLYTANWPGARRQHWNRLLPARAIENLCYVAAVNRVGTDGKGFAYTGDSQVLDFQGETLLSAGEADGVFEVCLEAAELAAYRTRFPANLDADNFLFV
- a CDS encoding pyridoxal phosphate-dependent aminotransferase; the protein is MITSKLPNVGTTIFTTMSQLAAETGALNLSQGFPDFNGPQGLLDAVGKHVASGHNQYSPMTGLPALRQQVAAKIARSYGATVDADSEVTITPGATAAIFCAIQAVIRSGDEVIVFDPCYDSYEPSVELAGGRCVHVQLSLQGFALDVEKIKAALSPRTRMIILNTPHNPTGALISRAELDQLAALIRDRDIYLVSDEVYEHLVFDGVPHVSVLAHEELYQRAFVVSSFGKTYHVTGWKTGYVVAPPALTAELRKVHQYVNFCGVTPLQFALADFMADHPEHVDELPAFYQAKRDLFCDLLAPSRFSFTRVTGTYFQLVDYSQIRPDLDDVAMSLWMTREHGVATIPVSVFYQTPPQGQRLVRLCFAKREETLQQAAEKLCVI
- the der gene encoding ribosome biogenesis GTPase Der, whose translation is MVPVIALVGRPNVGKSTLFNRLTRTRDAIVGDLSGLTRDRQYGEAKWQGRSYIIVDTGGISGDEHGMDEKMAEQSLLAIEEADVVLFLVDARAGYTAADQMIGEHLRKRNKRSYLVANKIDNIDPEQARAEFSPMGLGDAIPVAGAHGRGITQMLEIALSTFPKDDAEEEEGEEEIVAEGEEAKRIPGPSEKDGIKIAIIGRPNVGKSTLVNRMLGEDRVIVYDEPGTTRDSIYIPFERNEEKYTLIDTAGVRKRGKIHEEVEKFSVVKTLQAIKDANVVIFVMDAREGVVDHDLNLLGFALEAGRALVIAINKWDGMTPSERDFVKIELQRRLFFVEFADIHFISALHGTGVGNLYASVQNSFKSAVTRWPTNRLTQILEDAVGEHAPPMVNNRRIKLRYAHLGGANPPIIVIHGNQIEKVPKSYVRYLENTYRRVLKLVGTPIRIEFKGGENPYEGNKNSLTDRQVNKKRRMMTHHKKADKKRRDKR
- the bamB gene encoding outer membrane protein assembly factor BamB, with amino-acid sequence MRDVIRWKHAALLALAVLAAGCSSNSKKELPPAELTSFKEEVVLQKQWSRSIGDGQGDTYNMLVPAIDGDNIVAADVTGVVTSMDRMNGDVKWSKDLELPVSGAVGVGYGMVMLGTLKGEVVALDSSTGEEKWRARVTSEVLAPPATNGDIVVVQTQDDRVIGLDASTGEQRWLYDSTPAVLTLRGTSGPIVTNNLAVAGLSTGKVVALNTQNGVPAWETRVAIPQGRSELDRVVDIDGGLLLSGETLYVATYQGRVAALDLQSGRVNWQRDASSYAGVAQGFGSVYVSLASGTVESVDERSTTALWSNDSLARRQLSAPEVFSSYVAVGDFEGYLHLLSQVDGRFVGRERIDSDGLRARPLVVGNMLYVYGNSGKLEALTIK